Within the Longimicrobiaceae bacterium genome, the region CGGGGAACCCTTCAGGACGAGGATTATCGTTGGGCAGCGCGCTGGACGATGGTGGAGGCGCTCCGCGTAGGGATCACCACGATTGCCTGTACCGAGTCGTCCACGGCGGCGGTTGCGGCCCTGCGCGAGGCGGGGATGCGGGGCATCGTCTACCAGGAGGTGTTCGGTCCCGACCCGGCGGATGCCGAGTCAGCCATCCGGGGGCTGCGCGAAAGGGTCGAGGCTCTACGCCGGGACGAATCTGCGGACGACCTGGTGCGGGTGGGCATTTCCCCTCACGCGCCCTACACGGTCTCCGACCGGCTGTACCGCCTCGGCGCCGAGCTGGCGATCGGCGAGGGCTTTCCTATGGCGCTGCACATCGCTGAATCCGCGGCGGAGCGCGCACTGGTCGCCAACGGCGGGGGGGATTTCCAGCCGGGATTGAACGCCCGCGGGATCGCCACGCCGGTACGAGCCGGCTCTCCGATCGAGCTTCTGGACCGTCTCGGCGTGCTTCGCGCGCGTCCTCTCCTGATCCACGTGGTGGATGTGGACGATGAGGACGTGCGCCGCATCGGCGCATCGGGGAGTTCGGTCGCTCACTGCCCGATCGCGAATGCTCGGCTCGGCCACGGCATCGCTCCGGTTACAGAAATGCGTGCGGCGGGGGTGCCCGTCGCTCTGGGGACCGATTCGGTCGGCAGCAACAACCGGCTCGATCTGCTCGAGGAGGCTCGGGTCGCCTCCATCCTGCAGCGGGCGAGGTTGCGAACCCCCGCGGCCCTGGGGGGAGAGGAGCTGCTTCGCATGTGCACGCTCGAGGGGGCGCGCGCCCTGGGCATCGAGCACCGGGTCGGCGCGCTGCAGCCGGGCCTGGAAGCAGACCTGTGCGCGGTGTCGCTCCGCGGCGTCCACGCGCGACCGGTGCACGACCCGCTCGCCGCCCTCTTCCACTCGACCCGGGGGTGTGACGTGATCCTGACGGTCGTCCGGGGGCGCGTGCTCTACAATGGTGAGAGGGTGCTCACAGTCGACGAGGAGGCTACGCGCAGCGCGCTCGACGGGATCGCCCGCCGCATGGGAGAACGATGAGGACCACGCGTGTTCCCGGCTCGGAGCTGATGGATCGGCTAGACGTGGCTTCTGCCGCGCTGGCGGAGGGGCTGTCCGATCTGCGCCGGGTGAACCGCTGGTTCGGCGG harbors:
- a CDS encoding amidohydrolase family protein; this encodes MSRSVRALYRADWVLPVTAPPIRNGAVLVDDAGCIAAVGPQAAIEPPQGIEIIELGEAILLPGLINAHAHAELAMFRGALEDLPFCDWIVRLVGAKRGTLQDEDYRWAARWTMVEALRVGITTIACTESSTAAVAALREAGMRGIVYQEVFGPDPADAESAIRGLRERVEALRRDESADDLVRVGISPHAPYTVSDRLYRLGAELAIGEGFPMALHIAESAAERALVANGGGDFQPGLNARGIATPVRAGSPIELLDRLGVLRARPLLIHVVDVDDEDVRRIGASGSSVAHCPIANARLGHGIAPVTEMRAAGVPVALGTDSVGSNNRLDLLEEARVASILQRARLRTPAALGGEELLRMCTLEGARALGIEHRVGALQPGLEADLCAVSLRGVHARPVHDPLAALFHSTRGCDVILTVVRGRVLYNGERVLTVDEEATRSALDGIARRMGER